GTCACCGAACTCGGGCAGCACGGAGGTGTAGTCGGAGACGTCGTAGCCGCCGTCGCGCAGCGGCGAGGCGAAGAAGGGCGGCAGCCACAGGCAGTCGACGCCGAGCCACTGGAGGTAGTCCAGCTTGGCGGTGAGCCCCTTGAGGTCCCCCACGCCGTCGCCGTTGCTGTCGTGGAAGGAGCGGACGAGGACCTCGTAGAACACCGCGCGCTTGAACCAGTCCGGATCGCGGTCCTTGGCGGGGGTGTCCTCGAAGAGGTCGTGGACGGGGTCGTTGATCATCATGAGGTGGGTGACCCTCCGGTGAGCGGGGACGGTCGCAGAGCGGAAAGCACGTGCGCGGGCGTACGGCCCGGTTCCAGACGCACGTAATTCGCCCTGCCCCAGTGATAGGTCTCGCCGGTGAGCTCGTCGCGCACCGCGAGGGACCCGTGCCAGTCGAGGCCGAGTACCGGCATGTCCAACGAGACCGTCGCCTCCTGGGTGTGGTGCGGGTCGAGGTTGACGACCACCAGGACGCAATGCGCTCCGCTGTGCTTCGAATAGGCGATCACCTGCTCGTTGTCCGTCGGGTGGAAATGGATGTCGCGCAGCTGCTGGAGCGCCGGATTGCGGCGGCGCAGCCGGTTCAGCGAGGTGATCAGCGGGGCGATGGTGCGGCCCTCGCGTTCGGCGGCGGCCCAGTCGCGCGGGCGCAGCTCGTACTTCTCGGAATCGAGGTATTCCTCGCTGCCCTCCTTCACCGGGGTGTTCTCGCACAGCTCGTAACCGGCGTAGACCCCCCAGGTGGGCGAGAGGGTCGCGGCCAGCACGGCCCTGATCTCGAAGGCGGGGCGGCCACCGGTCTGCAGGTACTCGTGCAGGATGTCCGGCGTATTGACGAAGAAATTGGGCCGCATGCAGGAAGCCGAATCACCCGACAGCTCGGTGACGTATTCGGTGAGTTCCCGCTTCGTATTGCGCCAGGTGAAGTACGTGTACGACTGCTGGAATCCGATCGCGGCCAGGGTGCGCATCATCGCGGGCCGGGTGAAGGCCTCGGCCAGGAAGATCACGTCGGGATCGCTCTTGTTGATGTCCGCGATCACCTTTTCCCAGAAGACCACCGGTTTGGTGTGCGGATTGTCGACCCGGAAGATGCGCACGCCGTGGTCCATCCAGTACCGCAGGATGCGCAGGGTCTCCTCGACGATTCCGCCCATGTCGGTGTCGAAGTGCACGGGATAGATGTCCTGGTACTTCTTCGGCGGGTTCTCCGCGTAGGCGACCGTCCCGTCCGCGCGGTGGCGGAACCACTCCGGGTGCTTCTCCACCCACGGGTGGTCCGGCGAGCACTGGAGGGCGAAGTCCAGCGCGATCTCCAGGCGCAGCTCGCGGGCCCGGGTCACGAACCGGTCGAAGTCCTCGATCGTGCCCAGCTCGGGGTGGACGGCGTCGTGCCCGCCCTCGGTCGAGCCGATGGCCCAGGGCACACCCGGGTCCCAACTCCCCGCGGACAGCGTGTTGTTGGGCCCCTTGCGGTACGTGCTCCCGATCGGGTGGATCGGCGGCAGGTACACCACGTCGAAGCCCATCGCGGCGACCGCCGCCAATCGCTCGGCGGCGGTCGCGAAGGTGCCGCTGACCGGGGCCTCGCCGGGCTCCAGCACCGCCCCCTCCGACCGCGGGAACAGCTCGTACCAGGCGCCGAAGAGGGCCCGCTTGCGCTCGACGAGCACGGCCAGCGGCTTCGCGGCGCTCACCAGCTCCCGGAAGGGCTTGCGGGCGAGCGCGGCGTCGACCGCCGGGGCCAGGGCGGCGGCGAGGCGCACCACGGCCGGACGGTCCTCGTCGCGCATCGCGTCGGCGGCGGCCAGCACCGCCTCGCGCCCGTCCCGCTTCGGGATCTTGGCGGCGACCCGCTCGTACAGCTCGGCGCCCTCCAGCAGCACCAGCTCGGCGTCGGTCCCGGCCGGGACCTTGACCGAGGCGTACGCGCGCCAGGTCGCGACCGGATCGCTCCACGCCTCGACGACGTACGTCCACCTCCCCTCGGTGTCGGCGGACACCCGGGCGCCCCACCGGTCGGTGCCGGGCGCCAGCTCGCACAACGGCACGGGCGGCCGCGGCCGGCCGCTCGGATCTCGCAGCACCACATGTGCCGCGACCGCGTCGTGTCCCTCGCGGAACACGGTGGCGGAGACTTCGAAGACCTCGTCCACGACCGCCTTGGCGGGTCTGGCGCCGCAGTCGACGGCGGGGCGGACGTCCAGCACGGGAATGCGACCGATCATGATGGGATCACCTGGGGGCAGTTCGCAGGGCTCGGTGACAACGGTCCAGCCGATGACCATCCGGCTGGTTGTGCACGCTCTGTTCGCTCTGTTTCTAGCCGCTCAGTGGACGGCTGGGCTGCGGGCATGGCCGCTCCTGTCCGCGTTCACTCGGGTGGCGGGAGGTGGGGCGGGGGGTGTGCCGTGCGCTGTGGTGCGGTGTGCCGTGTGCTGTACCCGGGGAGCCCTTCCCACTCTCGGCCCGCCCAACCCGCGCGCTTGGTTAACTACTCGTACGTAGGGACGAGCGCAAGGGACGGGGGTGCGCCCGGACCGCCCGAGACCTCGTCAGGTCGGCGCCGCCGAGCGGGCCTTGACCCGCGGCGGAGGCGTTATGGCCGCGGGCCCGGCGCGCCGCTAGCCTTCCCGGGGTGACACGCGGGTGCACAGCGTGGTGCGGCCGCTCCGGTGCGTATGCCCCTGCGAAGGTGGAGTCGTGAAGGCTATCCGTCGATTCACCGTGCGCCCTGTCCTGCCGGAACCCCTGCTGCCGCTCGCCGGCCTCGCGCGCAACCTGCGCTGGTCGTGGCACGGGGACACCCGGGAACTCTTCCAATCCGTCGACCCCGAGGGCTGGCTCGCCGCCGGGGGTGATCCCGTCCGGCTGCTGGGGGACGTACCCGTCGCCCGGCTGGAGGAACTCGCGCGGGACCGCAGGTTCCTGCGCCGCCTGCACGCGGCCGCCGCCGACCTCGATGACTACGTCCACGGCGACCGGTGGTACCAGGGGCAGGAGAACAGCGCCGAGCTGCCCGCCGCCATCGCCTACTTCTCGCCCGAGTTCGGGATCACCGCCGCGCTGCCGCAGTACTCCGGCGGGCTCGGGATCCTCGCCGGGGACCACCTCAAGGCCGCCAGTGACCTCGGCGTCCCGCTGATCGGCGTCGGCCTCCTCTACCGGCACGGGTACTTCCGCCAGTCCCTCTCCCGCGACGGCTGGCAGCAGGAGCACTACCCGGTCCTCGACCCCAACGAGCTGCCCGTCGCCCTGCTGCGCGGGCCCGACGACACCCCCGCCCGCGTCACCCTCGCCCTGCCCGGCGGCCGGTCCCTGCACGCGCACATCTGGCAGGTCCGGGTCGGCCGGGTGCCGTTGCTGCTCCTCGACTCCGACGTCGAGGACAACGACGCCGCCGCGCGCGAGGTGACCGACCGGCTCTACGGCGGCGGCAGCGAGCACCGGCTGCTCCAGGAGATGCTGCTCGGCATCGGCGGGGTCCGGGCCGTACGGACGTACTGCGCGCTCACCGGCCACCCGGACCCGGAGGTGTTCCACACCAACGAGGGGCACGCCGGTTTCCTCGGGCTCGAACGCATAAGGGAACTGGCGGGCGAGGGCCTGGCCTTCGACGCGGCCGTCGAGGCGGTCCGGGCGGGCACCGTGTTCACCACCCACACCCCGGTCCCCGCGGGCATCGACCGCTTCGAGCGGGGCCTGGTCGCCCGGCACTTCGCCGACGGCGGCGAGCTGACCGGCGTACCCGTGGACCGGATCCTCGAACTGGGCGCCGAGACCTACCCGGGCGGCGAACCCGGGGTCTTCAACATGGCCGTCATGGGGCTGCGGCTCGCCCAGCGCGCCAACGGGGTCTCCACCCTGCACGGCGCCGTCAGCCGCGGCATGTTCGCCGGACTGTGGCCGGGGTTCGACCCCGCCGACGTCCCCATCGTCTCCGTCACCAACGGGGTGCACGCGCCGACCTGGGTGGCCCCCGAGGTGGTGAAGCTCGGCGCCCGCCAGATCGGCGCGGGGCGCACCGAGGACGCCCTGTCCGTCGGCGGTTCGCAGCGCTGGGACGCGGTCGCCGACATCGCCGACCAGGACGTCTGGGACCTGCGCCGGGTGCTGCGCGAACAGCTCGTCCAGGAGGTCCGCGACCGGCTGCGCGCCTCCTGGCGCCAGCGCGGGGCCGGGGACGCCGAACTCGGCTGGGTGGATTCCGTACTCGACCCCGATGTGCTCACCATCGGTTTCGCGCGCCGGGTGCCCTCCTACAAGCGGCTCACGCTGATGCTGCGCGACCCGGACCGGCTGCGCAGGCTGCTGCTGGACCCGGACCGGCCCGTGCAGATCGTCGTCGCGGGCAAGGCGCACCCGGCCGACGACGGCGGCAAGCGGCTCGTGCAGGAGCTGGTGCGCTTCGCCGACGACCCGCGGGTGCGCCACCGCATCGTGTTCCTGCCCGACTACGGCATGGCCATGGCGCAGAAGCTCTACCCCGGCTGCGACGTGTGGCTGAACAATCCGCTGCGCCCGCTGGAGGCCTGCGGGACCAGCGGGATGAAGGCCGCGCTGAACGGCTGCCTCAACCTCTCGGTCCTGGACGGCTGGTGGGACGAGTGGTTCGAGCCGGACTTCGGCTGGGCGATCCCCACCGCCGACGGCTACGGAACCGACGAGGAACGGCGCGACGACGTCGAGGCGAACGCCCTCTACGACCTGATCGAGAACCGGGTCGCACCCCGCTTCTACGACCGGGGCGGACGCGGCGCGCTGCCCGTGCGGTGGATCGAGATGGTCCGGCGCACCCTCGTCTCCCTGGGGCCGAAGGTGCTCGCGGGACGCATGGTGCGCGAGTACGTGGAGCGGCTGTACGCACCGGCCGCGCTCGCCCACCGCGCCCTCACCCCCGACGCGGCCCGGGAACTCGCCGCCTGGAAGGGCCGGGTACGGGCCGCCTGGCCGCGGGTCGCCGCCCTGCACGTGGAGGCCCTGGCCGCCGGGCCCGCGGGACCCGTGGGCGCTGCCGCCGAACTGGGCTCCACCCTCACCCTGCGGGTCCAGGTCGCGCTGGACGTGCTCGGCCCCGACGAGGTCGAGGTACAGGCCGTAGCGGGGCGGGTGGACGCGCAGGACGTCATCGCCGGAGCGCGGACCTTCCCGCTGAAGCCCGCCGCCGGACCGGACCTGGAGGGCCGCTGGCTGTACGAGGGCCCGCTCGCCCTGGACCGTACGGGACCCTTCGGCTACACCGTCCGGATCCTGCCCGCCCACCCGCTGCTGGCCACCCCGGCCGAACTCGGCCTGGTCGCCGCCCCGGTGGACCCGCCGGCCGGCCCGTCCGCCGGGGCCGGGGTGGTGCTGCGCTGACGACGGGAAGTCAGGGGGCGGGCGGCGGATCGACCAGCCGCCCGCCCTCCACCAGCATCCCGGCCCGCTTGATGTTCCGCAGGGTCGGGATCACCTCCACCTGTTGGACGCCCTCCACCGCGCCGATCCGCTCGGTCAGATACGTGTAGAGCGCGTCCGTGTCCCGGCACACCACCACCGCGAGCAGGTTCGCCGAGCCCGTCACCGCGGCCGCGAACGGCACCTCGGGATGGGTGGCGAGCGCGGCGCCCACCTCCGCCAGCCGGGCGGGCGCCGCGGTGATCATCAAGGTGGCCTCCGCCTCGTACCCCAGCACGCCCGGGACGGTCTCCACGTCGAAGTAGACCGCGCCCAGCTCGCGCAGCCGGTCCAGGCGGCGGCGGGCGGTGGACTCCGACAGCCCCGAGGCCCGCGCCAGTTCCGGGTAACCGGCCCGGCCGTCCTGGCCCAGCACCCCCAGCAGGGCCAGCTCCGCCTCGTCCAGGGCGTACCGCTCCCGCGGCCGGGGCTCCCCGACGGGCCGCGCGAGGGCGGCCACCTGGTCCGGGCCGAGCACGTCCAGGCCGAACCAGGCCTCCGGCCCGCCCATGAACGTACGCAGGATGGTGTGGGCGCTGATCCCGGTCACCCGCCGGGTGCTCGGCAGCTTGTCCAGCAGCAGCACGTCCCGCTCGCGGCGGCTCCGCGCCTTGGTCATGCAGTGGATCTCGGTCCCGCCCGAGGCGAGCTGCACCCACGCGATGTCCGGGCGCCGCGCCAGCGCCCCGGCCACCGCGAGCGCCGCGTCCGGTGCGCACTGCACGCGCAGCCAGGACTCCAGCAGCCCCACCCGCGGGCCCAGCGGCAGCCCGACCACGCGCAGCAGCCCGGTGGTGCGCATCCGGCGGTAGCGGCGGACCACCGTCTGGTCCGAGACGTCCAGCACCTCGGCGAGCCGGCTGAAGGGGGCCCGGCCGTCGATCATCAGCGCTTGGACGAGCGACTGGTCGAGCCGGTCCAGCTCCGTGGGTTTCATGTTTTCCATCATCACAGAGCGGTGGGTGAGTGAAATCCGGCGGAACGGGTGCGCTGGATGGGGGATCCGGAGACCGGCTGGAACCTTGAGGGCACCGCAAGCACCGCAAGCACCGGAACCCCAGAACTGCCCAAGGAGAATCCCCATGCGTAAATGGCTGCCGTTGACCGCGGTCTGCCTCGGCGCGTTCATGCTGCTGGTCGACGTCACGATCGTGACCGTCGCCCTCCCCGACATGGCCACCGACATGCACAGCGGGTTCGCCGGGCTCCAGTGGGTGATGGACATCTACGCCCTGGCACTGGCCGCACTGCTCCTCGGCGCGGGCTCGCTCGCCGACCGGATCGGCCGCCGCCGGGTCTACCTCGGCGGCCTCGCCGTCTTCGCCGCCGCCTCGCTCGCCTGCGGGTTCGCCGACGGCCCCGGCACCCTGATCGCCTTCCGCGCCGTCCAGGGCATCGGCGGCGCCGCGATGTTCGCCACCACGATGGCCCTGCTCAGCGCCGCCTACCAGGGCCGCGACCGCGGGATCGCCTTCGGCGTGTGGGGCGCGGTCAACGGCGCCGCCGCCGCGGCCGGACCGATCATCGGCGGGCTGCTCACCGAACACTTCGGCTGGCGCTGGATCTTCTACATCAACCTGCCGGTCTGCGCCCTCGCCGTCCTCGTCACCCTCAAGGCCGTCGCCGAGTCCCGCAACCCGCACGCCAAGGGCATGGACCTGCCCGGCATGGCCACCTTCACCGTCGGCGCCGCCGCCGTCACCTACGCCCTGATCCGGGTCGGCGAGAACGGCTGGATGTCGGCCACCACCCTCGGCCTCTTCGCGCTCGCCGTCCTCTCCTTCGCCGCCTTCGTCGTGGCCGAACGGCGCGCCGCCCACCCGATGCTGGACCTCTCGCTCTTCCGCAGCCCCGCCTTCGTCGCGGTCATGGCCGCCGGACTGCTGCTCTCCGGCGCCGCCTTCTCCTACCTGATGTACACCTCCCTGTGGCTCCAGTCCGCCGAGGGCATGAGCCCCGTCGGCGCCGGTCTGGTGCTGGTGCCGCTCAGCCTGGCCGCGTTCCTGGTCGCCGCGGTGGCCGGGCGGCTGCTGCACGGGATGTCCCCCCGGCTCACCATCGGCGGCGGGCTGCTGCTGATCGGCGCGGGGGCGCTGCTCCAGGCCCTGATGCTGGACGCCGGTGACGGCTGGTCCGCGCTGGTCCCGGGGCTCGCGGTGACCGGCGTCGGCGTGGGCATGGCGACCCCGGCCCTGGCCGCGGCCGCGATGGGCGCGGTGGCCCCGGCCCGGGCGGGCATGGCGGGCGGCGCGCTGAACACCGCGCGCCAGCTGGGCACGGCCCTGGGCATCGCGGTGCTGGGTGCGGTCTTCCACTCCGGCCTGGTCTCCGGGCTCGGCGGCGCGGAGGGTGCGCGCGGCACGGCCGACGCGCTGGCCTCGGGCGGTGCCGGGCGACTGCTCGGCGCGGCTCCGGCGGGCGCGGCGCGCGAGGCGCTGGACCACCTGGTGGACGAGGCCTTCACGAGCGGGCTGCGGGAGACCTTCCTGGTGTCGGGCGGGATGGGCCTGGCGGGCGCGGTGCTGGTCTTCGTGCTCGTACGGAACTCCGCGCGGACCCCGGCTCCGGCCGGTGCCCCGGTGGCCGCCGCGGGGACGGTGGGTGCCCCGGCGGCGGGGGAGCGTACGCCCGTACGACGCTGAGCGGGCGCGGCGGCGCGGCGGCGCGTCCGGGCCAACCGTCCGGCCCTGTCGGGTGAACCTTCGAACGCGCTGCGCATGGCGAATCGTTTCGGCAGCCCTCTCCGCTCCTACGCTGCCCCCGCGGATGCCCACCGGACCCGGCATCCGAGCACCCCGAGAAACGGACTCCCCATGCGTCTTCGCACCACCGCCGCAGCCGCGTTCGTCGGCGCGCTGGCCCTCGTCCTCCCGGCCGCAGGCCAGTCATTCGCCAACGACGACGACGGGCACCACCACTCGCTCGGTGAGCTGCGCTACCGGATCGACGGCGACGGCTGGGAGGAGATCCGTCCGCCGGAGAACGACACCTGCTACCGGCTGACCGGCACCGACTGGGACGATGCCGCCACCCGGGTCGAGAACAACACGCGGTCGCTGGCGCTGCTGTTCACGGACCGGGACTGCGGCGGACGGGCGGTGCGGACCCTCGATCCGGGGGACGAGGTGGGCGGTGTGCGGGTCCGCTCGGTCTTCTTCAAGCCGTCCGACGACGATGACGACCACGGTCACCACGGGCGCCGCGACGACGATGACGGCCGCCACCACCAGCGCCGTGACGGTGACCGCGACGGCCGCCACGAGCAGGGCGGGCGGGACGAGCTGAGCCGCATGGACGACGACGGCCCGGAGCAGGCGGCCCCGGACCAGGCCCCGGACCAGGCCCAGGCGCCGGACCAGAACCAGGCCCCCGACCAGGCCCAGCGCCCGGACCAGGCCCAGCGCCCCGACCAGGCCCAGCGCCCGGAGCAGCGTCCGGACCAGAACCAGGCTCCCGCGGAGGAGCAGGAGCCGCAGGGCCCGCAGGGTCCGAACGAGGAGCAGGCCCCCGGCCAGGAGGACGAGCAGCAGGGTCCGCAGGCTCCGGGCCAGGAAGAGGAGCAGCAGGGTCCGCAGGCTCCCGGCCAGGAGGAAGAGGGTCAGGCCCCGCAGGGCCACCGCGCCGACCGGGTGGGGGCGCCCAAGGGTGACGAGTCCGAGGACTCGCTCATCCACGACGACGGCCTCGGCTTCTTCGAGCACGACTTCCTGGGCCACATCATCGGCTGATCCGGCCCCCCTCCCGCGAAGGGCCCGGTACCCGTGGCGGCCGCCACGGGTACCGGGCCCTTCGGGTTCCGGGCGGATCAGGCGGCCGGACCGGGCCGCACCCCGGCGGCCAGCCAGGACACCACGTCCGCCGCCGTGTAGGGGGAGGCGTCCGGGGACAGCTCCGGCAGGAACGAGAGGTCCTTGCCGATGGTGACCAGCGGGGGTTCGACCCGGCCGCCCGGGCGGCGCTGGGCCAGGCCGATCGTGGCCAGCAGCCCGTTGCACAGGCACTGCCTGCCCTCGGTGGCCGCCGCGTCGCCGCCCTTGCGGACGTACGCCGCCACCGGCTCGGCGGCGCACCGGTAGGCCAGGCCGCGCGGGCCGCGCACCGGCGTCCGCAGGAAGCCCAGGTCGCAGACCCGGCGCCGGGCGGCCGCCACCTCCGGGTCGGAGACCGTGCCCGCCAGCTCCGCCACCTTGAAGGGGAAGGCGGTCGGCGAGGCGGCCGGGTCGTTGCGCACCACCAGGGTTCCGGCGCGGGCCCGCTCCAGCAGTTCCTCGCGCAGGTGGCGGGCCATGCCGGACTCCTCGCACAGGGCGAAGGCGCTGCCGATCTGCACCCCGGCGGCGCCCTGGGCCCGCGCGGCGGCGAGCGCCTCCGGCGAGGCCTGGCCGCCCGCGAGCCAGAACGGCAGCCCGAGCGCGGCCATTTTGGCGAGATCGGGGTGGTCGCGCGGGCCGTAGACCGGTTCGCCCGCCCCGTCCAGGGTCATCGGACCGCGCGGCGGGGCGCTGTGGCCGCCGGCCGAACTGGTCTCGATGACGAAGCCGTCGGGCCGGGTGGCCGCGTCGCGGGCGAGGTAGGCAGCCAGCACCGGCAGCGACACGATCGCCAGGACTTTCGGGCGGCGCAGCGGGCCCGGCAGGTGTCCGGCGAGTGCCGCGTCAGGCAACGTTTGCCCCTCAAGGAGCGGCGTCCGGTGCGTGCTCTCGGCGTGCCGGCCGGAAGCGCTCGTACTGGACGTACTTGGGCTTTCGGCCGGTGCGGCGAGAGTGCGTGCCGGGCGTCGCGACGGGGCGAACGTTGCCTGACGCGGCGCTAGCAGGGCCCGCGGGTCGAAGAGGTGGTCCAGGGGTTCCTCGTCGCCCTCGACCCGGATCCGGGAGACGACGGGCTCGTAGCGGGCGAGGCGGGTCGCGAGCGCGGGGATGTGGCCGGGGACCCCGGCGCCGACGCAGACGTAGTCGGCGCCCGCCAGGATCGCGCCGAACATCGCGGGCGCGGTCGCCAGCTGGATCTTCTCCAGGTAGTTGATGCCGACGGTGCCCTCGTGACCCTCCTTGGCGAGCCACACCTCGACGAAGTTGCCGAGCACGGTGAGGACTTCGGCCTGGCCGCCGCCCGTGGCGCGCAGCCGCGGGGTGGTGCGCATCGGGGCGGTGTCCCCCGCGGCGCCGTCCTCGCGGAAGTAGCAGTCGAGCGCGGCCCGGGCCAGTTCGGGCAGCGGGAAGGCGGCGAGCGCGCGGCGCGCGTGGCCGCCGGGGTCGCCGGTCTGCAGGACGCGCGCGAGCACCACGTCGAGGGCGGTGCCGGACACGACGCCCAGCTGGCCGGTGCGGGCCACCGCGCGGGCCAGGCGCCAGCCGGAGACCCCGACGCCCATGCCGCCCTGGATCAGCCACGGGTAGGTGTCGGCCCCCGCGTTCGTGGGGGTGTCGGCGAGGGGCTGCTGTGCTGTCGCGGGCATGTGTGTGCGTCCGTCCGTCCCGGTGCGGGGGTACCGAACCTACGGAACCGTAGGTTCGCTCCCGTTCAGTGTGAACCGGCCGGGGACGCCTGTCCGGCGCCGAAGGTCCCGCACCTGCGGGGAGCAGGTCCCGTACGAGTGCGGCCGTACGGCCATGGCGGCGGACGTGGACGTGGACATGGGACAGGGCCGCCCGGGAGGGTTTCCTCCCGGGCGGCCCCGTGTTTCATGTCAGCCGGTGCTCATCTGCCCCCGTGGGGATCAGAAGGTGAGCTTCCAGCTGTTGATGTAGCCGGTGTCGAGCGACGCCATGTCGGCGACGCGGAGCTTCCAGACGCCGTTGGCGACCTCGGAGGAGGCGTTCACGGTGAAGGACTGGACGATGTTGTCCGCGCTGCCGCCGGTGCGGTTGCGCAGGTTGTACACGCTGCCGTCGGGGGCGACGAGGTCGACCTTGAGGTCACCGACGTAGGTGTGGACGATGTTCACGTCGACCTTGAGGGTGCTCGGGGCGTTGCCCGAACGCGACACGGTGATCGGCGACTCGACCGTCGAGTTGTCGTTGATCGTGTAGTCGTTCGTGTTCTCGAAGACGTTCTGCTGGGTGGTGCCGACGGTCCAGGTGAAGGACGTCGTACCCGTCTTCGCGGCGGAGTCGGTCACCGTGACGGTCACGTTGGACGTGCCCGCGGTGGTCGGCGTACCCGAGATCAGACCGGTCGAGGCGCTGATCGACAGGCCGGCCGGGAGGCCGGTCGCCGCGTAGCTCAGCGCGCCCGCGTTGGTGCTGGTGGCCTGGACCTGCAGGTTCACCGCGGTGTTGATCTGGGTGTTCTGGTTGGCGATCGGGGTGACCGAGACACCGCTGGGGGCGGGACGCGATCCGACGGCGATGCCGGCCCAGGCGTTGGCCACGTTGTTGTAGGTGACCGAGTTGGCGCCGTACAGGTCGGCCGCCGCCTGCAGGGTCGCCGTACGGGCGGCCGCGTAGTTGGTGTTCGACTTGAAGTAGCCGACCGTCAGGGCGCGGAACCAGATCTTCGCGGCGGCGTCGCGGCCTATCGCGGTGACCGGGAGGCCGTCCGAGGTGGGGGAGTCGTAGCTGACCCCGTTGATGACCTTGGCGCCGGAGCCCTCGGACATCAGGTAGAAGACGTGGTTGGCCGGGCCCGACGAGTAGTGCACGTCGAGGTTGCCGAGGCCGGAGTACCACGAGTCCTTGGACCCGCCGTCCTTGCTCGGCTTGTCCATGTAGCGCAGCGGGGTGCCGTCGCCGTTGATGTCGATCTTCTCGCCGACGAGGTAGTCGCCCACGTCGTTGGCGTTGTTGGCGTTGAACTCGACGGCCGACGACATGATGTCGGAGGTCGCCTCGTTCAGACCGCCGGGCTCACCGCTGTAGGTCATGTTGCCGGTGACCGAGGTGAGGCCGTGGGTCATCTCGTGCGCGGCCACGTCGA
This is a stretch of genomic DNA from Streptomyces sp. NBC_00536. It encodes these proteins:
- a CDS encoding M4 family metallopeptidase, which produces MSPTPHRRATAAGALVAAAALLAVGIQSGTASADATASQARTAAQPNPGAAAYQLTASERATLLSEANSTTAQAAKALGLGDQEKLIVRDVVKDADGTTHTTYERTYGGLPVLGGDLTVHAKGGVTKSVTKATNAEIKVDTTASVTPSAAEGTAFSAASAAGGKDVKAAKGAKKVVWAAEGAPVLAYETVVGGVQRDGTPSELHVVTNAKTGAKITEWQKIESGIGNTMYSGQVTLGTSQSGSNYTLTDAGRGGHKTYDLNGGSSGTGSLFTNTTDTWGNGAASNRATAGADAAYGAQLTWDYYKNVHGRNGLRNDGVAPYSRVHYGNAYVNAFWDDSCFCMTYGDGTSNTHPLTSIDVAAHEMTHGLTSVTGNMTYSGEPGGLNEATSDIMSSAVEFNANNANDVGDYLVGEKIDINGDGTPLRYMDKPSKDGGSKDSWYSGLGNLDVHYSSGPANHVFYLMSEGSGAKVINGVSYDSPTSDGLPVTAIGRDAAAKIWFRALTVGYFKSNTNYAAARTATLQAAADLYGANSVTYNNVANAWAGIAVGSRPAPSGVSVTPIANQNTQINTAVNLQVQATSTNAGALSYAATGLPAGLSISASTGLISGTPTTAGTSNVTVTVTDSAAKTGTTSFTWTVGTTQQNVFENTNDYTINDNSTVESPITVSRSGNAPSTLKVDVNIVHTYVGDLKVDLVAPDGSVYNLRNRTGGSADNIVQSFTVNASSEVANGVWKLRVADMASLDTGYINSWKLTF